A stretch of DNA from Dehalobacterium formicoaceticum:
CAGGGTATCCGCAGAGCAGCCGGATTTCGCAGGCAATCCCGATTCCATAAGCTGCCGGCAGATATCATCCCGAAGAATATGCTGGGGATGTTCCTCAGCGGGAATGGCCGTCAATCCGTGTTTGGCCTTGATATCCTCATTCCAGTCCTTGTGCATGGAAAGCTCCCGCTCACATGAAATCTCTTTTGCCAACAGCAGGTCCTGGTATTTCTCCGACGCTTCGATTCCAGCCTCATCATGGTCCAGACACAGAACCACATGGGTTAGGTTTGGATACAGCTCCAGCATCTTCATCATGGCGTATTCTGATACACCGCAGAGAGCCACATAGCTGTGCTTCTTCCAGTCCTGGGGATGCAAGGTAATATAAGACAGCAGGTCGATGGGCGCCTCGAATACATAGAGGCGGTTGCTTGTGCCGATATGGTGGAAACTGTAGTTTGGATCGCAGCTATCCACGTTGCCTTTGAAGCCGGGTCCATCGGTATACAGTCCCCGCTTGTGGGCATGGCGCGGCACACCGTTTTCATCGAATCCTACAAATACGGCGTTATGGTATTCCTTCGTGCCGTCCTTGGACTTTTCGCAGCTCTCGTACAGGAGCTTTAATCTGGCAAAGTAACTGACCACTTCACGGTCGATGAGCCGGGTTTTTGTAAGGTAGGCATAGACACGGCGCATATCGCTGTGGGGAGCCGGAAGAGCGAAGGGCTTTTTCGGCTCCTGCTTCTTTTGTGAGGTGGGCCGATAGACCTCCCCCTGCTCACCACCCAGCAGCATGGTCACGGCTTCGGGAAAAGTGAGACCGTAAAAGTTTCGCACGAAGTCAATGGAATACCCGCCGCTCTCCGCGGAATGATCGTACCACTCGTTTCCCCGGACGGTGATGCTGCGGTCGGACGCCAACCTTTTATCCCGGCCGCTGGGAATCAGCTTCTCACCGCGACGCTGGAGGAAGTCCACAAGATCCACATTGTTGGCACGGTACTTCTGCTCATCTGTAAAATGCACATAGACACCCATAGATGCACCTCCTACCTGTGGCGATTGCCGATTCTATGAAAAAAGCCGCCCTTTTTACAGGACGGCAATGGTTCTGGAGCAATTTCCCCTTGATGGGCTGCTGCTTGATTTTATTTTTCTGTTTCTTCACAGTTATCCTCCAATCGTTATAGCGACATAGTCTGTTCGTGATCCCCCTGGGCATGACCGGCCGCACGCTTTTTCTCGTTCAGCTTGAGACGCCGTTTTCGGTCAATGTGAGGACCGGGTGGCTTCAGCGGCGGCGTATTGTCAGAAAAAATACGGCTCATGTGATGCAGGAGCCGTGTCCCCGCCAGCAGGACGGAGGGGTCTTTGAAGCTGTCCATATGGTCGAGGAAAAACTGAGCGTAGATGTTGCCCTGCGCTGCCGAGAGGGTAAACCAGCGGACAGCGGCATCCTTGTCCCTTGGAACGTCCTTGCCCATCAGATACAGCTTGCCGAGGGTGTACTGCGCATATTGATTTCCCTGTTCAGCGGCGGCAGTCAGAAATTGCAGGGCTGCCTGTATGTCTTTTGGCACATCCTCACCCATGAGGTAAATCTTGCCAAGCCGGTACTGTGCAAACTGGTTTCCCTGACCGGCAGACTGTTTCAGGTACGCCATGGCTTTCGGGATATCCTTGGGAACATCCTCCCCCTTGAAG
This window harbors:
- a CDS encoding DUF3991 and toprim domain-containing protein, translating into MRNFYGLTFPEAVTMLLGGEQGEVYRPTSQKKQEPKKPFALPAPHSDMRRVYAYLTKTRLIDREVVSYFARLKLLYESCEKSKDGTKEYHNAVFVGFDENGVPRHAHKRGLYTDGPGFKGNVDSCDPNYSFHHIGTSNRLYVFEAPIDLLSYITLHPQDWKKHSYVALCGVSEYAMMKMLELYPNLTHVVLCLDHDEAGIEASEKYQDLLLAKEISCERELSMHKDWNEDIKAKHGLTAIPAEEHPQHILRDDICRQLMESGLPAKSGCSADTLSALLIKTRSHLHWGRFSEADDCLREMCLHSMAGAVREYRQMDHSRDLSAVQASLHNGFRTYENRGHLKTRLDLLESDIMSLRSYERVVSAVEKEKLAECYEHIAAHGLKGTILLEKHRQKMEQNQEMKLSM